The window ATCGAAGCAAAATAAATCGTTTCGAAGATATCTTTATTTAAACGTTTGGCCTCATCACTTTCGAAAGGTAAACGCAATAAGATAAAGGCATCAGCTAATCCTTGTACACCTAAACCAACGGGACGATGGCGCATGTTAGAGTTTTCAGCTTCCTGAACTGGGTAATAGTTATGATCGATGATCTTGTTCAGGTTTAAAGTAGCCTGATAAGTTACATCGTATAATTTTTGGTGATCGAAAGCACCGTTAATTACGAAACGAGGTAATGCCAGTGAAGCTAAGTTACAAACTGCAACTTCATCTTTAGAGGTATACTCGATAATTTCGGTACACAGGTTAGAACTCTTAATGGTACCTAAATTTTGCTGGTTGGATTTGCTGTTCGCTGCATCTTTAAACAACATGTAAGGTGTACCAGTTTCAATCTGCGAATCTAAAATAGCAAACCAAAGCTCTTGTGCCTTAACCGTTTTACGGCCACGGCCTTCTGCTTCGTATTTAGCATATAAATCTTCAAATTCTTTACCGAAACAATCTGCTAAACCTGGTGCTTCGTGCGGACAGAACAAGGTCCAATCGCCATTATCTTTAACACGTTGCATAAACAAATCGTTGATCCAAAGTGCATAGAATAAATCGCGCGCACGCATTTCTTCTTTACCATGGTTTTTACGCAAATCTAAAAATTCGAAAACATCAGCATGCCAAGGCTCTAAATAGATTGCGAAAGCTCCTTTACGTTTACCTCCACCCTGATCTACATAACGGGCAGTATCGTTAAATACGCGTAACATTGGGATAATACCGTTACTTGTACCGTTGGTACCGCCAATATATGAACCAGTTGCACGGATGTTGTGAATACTTAAACCAATACCGCCAGCGCTTTGCGAAATCTTAGCAGTTTGTTTTAAAGTATCGTAAATACCTTCAATACTGTCATCCTGCATGGTTAGCAAGAAACATGACGACATTTGAGGTTTTGGTGTAGCCGCATTGAATAAGGTTGGTGTAGCATGTGTAAACCAACGCTCGCTCATTAAGTTATAGGTTTTAATTGCGCTTTCGATATCTTCTTTGTGGATACCAACAGAAACACGCATGAACAAATGCTGAGGGCGCTCAACAATCTGACCGTTAACTTTTAAAAGGTAAGATTTTTCTAAAGTTTTAAAACCGAAATAATCGAAACCGAAATCGCGGTCGTAAATGATAGAACTATCTAAAATATCCTTGTTTTTTTCAATAATCTCATAAACATCATCAGCGATAAGAGGTGCCTCTTTCTGCGCTTTCGGGTCGAAATATTCGTACAACATTTTCATCGTACCCGAGAATGATTTAGTAGTGTTTTTATGCAGGTTAGAAACCGCGATACGCGAGGCTAACAAAGCATAGTCAGGGTGTTTGGTAGTTAACGATGCGGCTGTCTCTGCAGCAAGGTTATCCAACTCCGAGGTAGTTACCCCATCGTATAAGCCTTCGATTACCTTTTTGGCAACATCGATCGGATCTACAAGATCTGAATTTAAACCATAGCAAAGTTTTTGAATACGTGCTGTGATTTTGTCAAATTGCACCGGCTCTTTCCGGCCATCTCTTTTTAGTACGAACATATTTTATGAGATTTAAGTTTTGTTACTGAGTGAATGAGTGAGTTTCGAATGAGAGAATATTAATTACCCCTCCTTACTCCCACCACAATTCATTATTTTATTTATTTCAATTGATGGACGGAGCATTCACCCATTCCATCATTCTCTAATTCAAAATTCTACCTAGAAGTCTTCATCTAAAGAAAACGCCTGGGCTTTGTTATCGGCAGAGGTTAATACACCACTTTTCTGATAATCGCCAACACGTTTTTCGAAGAAGTTGGTTTTACCCTGAAGCGAAATCATTTCCATAAAATCGAAAGGATTGGTTGCATTGTATATTTTTTTGTAACCTAATTCCTGTAACCACCTATCGGCCACAAACTCAATGTACTGGCTCATTAATTTTGCATTCATACCAATTAAGGCAACCGGCAATGCATCGGTAATGAATTCTTTTTCAATTTCTACTGCATCACTGATAATAGAGTGAACTTGTTCTTCGCTCAACTTATTGCTCAACATGCTGTACAACAAGCAGGCAAATTCGCAGTGAGAACCTTCATCTCTCGAGATCAGCTCGTTACTAAAGGTCAAGCCTGGCATTAAACCACGTTTCTTTAACCAGAAAATAGAACAAAAACTTCCGCTGAAGAAAATACCTTCAACCGCAGCAAAAGCCACTAAACGTTCGGCAAAAGTTCCGTTTTCAATCCAGCGTAATGCCCATTCAGCCTTTCTTTTTACAGCCGGAACGGTATCGATAGCATGGAATAAACGATCTTTTTCTTCCGGATCCTTAATATATGTATCAATTAACAGCGCATAGGTTTCGGCATGAATGTTTTCCATCATAATCTGGAAACCATAAAAGCAACGTGCTTCGGGCAATTGAACCTCGCTCATGAAGTTTACCGCAAGGTTTTCGTTTACAATACCATCACTAGCAGAAAAGAAAGCAAGAATATGAGAAATGAAATGTCTTTCGCCATCATTTAAATTATCCCAGTGTTTCTGGTCGTCAGAAAGATCAATCTCTTCTGCTGTCCAAAAACTAGCTTCGGTCTTTTTATACATTTCCCAGATTGCCGGATACTTAATTGGCAAAAGCACAAATCTGTCTTTGTTTTCTTGTAGTAATAATTCCTGTTCCATACGCTGATGTTTTTAAATCTAATTTTTAACAGAGCCGACAAAGGCACGCATCCATCAATTTTATATGATGATTGTAATGTCTTTTATCAAAACGCTGTAGTGAAAGTGCTAACCCTATTACCTGGCAACAACTTGGTTTTTAGTTCGGAAAATTTAAAATTGCAATCTGAGAGATATACGCATAAATTACTAAAAACTAAGCTTTTATATTTGTTTTCAAGTGCAAGAAGTTAAAGAACTTTGTTATAACAAATATATATACGGTGGCCCTTTTTAGTGAACCAAAGTTGTTAACACCCTGCCCTGATGCTGGGGAAAAACGATCAGCCTAATATCATTTTCAAGCCAAAAAAAAGCTAATTGTTTCTTTTAAAGGGTTTAACAAACAAAAAAGAGTGTTAATAACTTAAATTCGAGGGGTGTTTTAAGCTCAAAATAGAGCTAAAAAGAGTACTACTCAACAGTATAACTGAGGTTAACTTTAGCAATGCCTTTACGGTAGATACCAATCTGTTTAGCAGCGCGTTCTGACAAATCTATAGCCAATCTTTTAGAGAAAGGACCACGATCATTTACCTTTACAATTACCGATTTTCCGTTAACGGGGTTGGTTACGGTAACCAGTGTACCAAATGGGAGAGTACGATGTGCGGCAGTGAGTTTTTTTGATCTATAGCGGGCTCCGCTCGTGGTGCGGTGGCCTTCAAATTTTCTGTGGTAATAAGTGGCGAGAACTGTTTTTTTAGTACTGTCCGTTTCATTTACTGATGACGCGGAATCTTGTGCATTACTGTGTAAAAACAAGAACAAACTACTTAATAACAGAAGATACTTCATAGGCTAAAATTCTTTATCGAGCCCGCAAATATAAGCATTTAGTTTAAAATGAAGCTGTTAATTGGCTTTTCACCTGTAAACGATGAGCTGTTAACCGAAATACCAGACCAGGATTACAGGTGCGAAATCGCGGCCTAACATTGCGCTAAGTACGATTTTGGGCTGTTGAAAAAAACCTGGTCTGGTGCGGTAATTTATTTCATTTCGCGCTCTAAAACCGGAATTAAAAAGCGTGATAAGGCCGGAGTACGGTGTTCCTGCTTACTGATTTTAATCATTTTTTCGACAATATCCGGATGTTTTGCAGCCAGGTCATTTTCTTCTTTGACATCGTTCTCCAGATTGTACAAAGCCCACTTCGCATTGCCTTTGAGCATATTTAAACGCAGCCCTTTCCAGTTGCCCAAACGGATAGCTTGCTGGCCACCATATTCAGGATATTCGAAATACAAATACGGATGGATGTTTTTCTGCTGCTGTCCCAATAAAGTTGGCAAAATGCTGATCCCGTCGACATCCTTTGGCGTGTTTAAACCAAGTAGATCGCAAAAGGTAGGCATCATATCCATGGTAGAGGCAATCAAATTGCTTGTACTGCCTTGTTTTACCTTACCTGGCCATGAAACTATAAAAGGTTCGCGGATGCCACCTTCGTGCACAAAACCTTTACCCCAGCCAAAATTGCCATTAAATGGCCCGGCACTATTAAAAAAGGCTGGATCTACACCCGCATTAAATGCTACACCGTTATCGGCCGAAAATAAAATGATGGTATTATCGTACACGCCTTTCGCTTTCAATTCATTAATTAATTCACCTACCTGTCTATCCAGCAAAGTTATCATCGCTGCGTAGGTAGCACGGGGATAGCGGCATGGAAAATAAGAGCCATCGCCCAAAAATGGTTTTTCATCGCCAAATTTCTGATGGTAATAAGCTACCAGATCTTTTGGAGCCTGTAATGAAACGTGTGGCAATGGTGTTGGGTAATATAGGAAAAACGGCTTGGCGGCGTTTTTATCGATAAATTTTAAAGCTGCTTTGATCAAAAAATCAGGTGCATAATCTTTCTGCGCATATTTTTCATAATTTTTCTCGTCCAAACTGTCCAGTTCTTTAGGGAAAGTCACTGTAGGTGCCTGTATTTTATTGTCTAAAGGTACCCTGTTTTCGTTTTCCCACAGGTGACCGCTGTAATAAGTATGATCTTGCCGCTGGCAGATATAGCCATAAAAATAATCGAAGCCTTGTTTTGTAGGGAAACCTGTGGTAAACGGAGCGCCTAACCCCCATTTACCCACCATGCCTGTGGTGTAACCAGCGCCTTTTAGCATTTCAGCTAGTGTAACAGTCGAATCGGGTATCGGGTACTGCCCTTCGAGGTAAGGGTTTTCTTCCATGGCCTTAAAATCCCATACCGGCCCACGCTCGCCCCACTCGTGGTTGCCACGGATAAAAGCTTTTCCGGAGTTTTGCCCCGTCATTAAAATATAACGTGATGGCGCACATACCGGATAGGCATAATGCTGGGTAAACTTCATGCCACGTTTGGCTAAAGCATCCAGATTGGGGGTTTCGATTTTGTCCTGCCCGTAACACCCCAACTCACCGTAGCCCATATCATCGGCCAGGATATAAACGATATTTGGTTTTGCCGCTTTTGGTTGAGTAGTTTTTTTAACTGCTTTTTGGGCAAATGCCGAACAAAAGACAAATAAGACAAGGGTTAACAGTAAAATTTGGCGTTTCATTAATCCTGATTTTTTGGTTTGCATTGGTTAGTACCACTAAAATAAGGCATTAAAAAAACTTCTGTATGCTTAAAAACGGGCGCAAACGATTGACCATTTGAATTATTACAAAACGCCATAAAAAAAGGTGTACAGCTCATTGCCGTACACCTCTACCTAACCCTACTATACCCACCTTATTTCTTATCGGGCACAAAATTCATGGAAATCGAGTTTACACAATGACGGGTGTCTTTATTGGTAAAGCCTTCTCCCAAAAATACGTGACCTAAGTGTGCGCCACAATTGGCACAAACAATTTCTGTACGCGATCCATCTGCATCAGGAATGCGTTTTACAGCACCTTTAATTTCATCGTCGAATGCTGGCCAACCGCAGTGCGCATCGAACTTGCTTTCTGAGCGATACAAGGCCGCATTGCAGCGTTTGCAGGTATAGGTTCCTTTATCTGTGGTATGCTCGTATTTGCCTGTTCCCGGATATTCAGTGCCTTTATTTACAATCACTCTTTCTTCTTCGGGTGTTAATGGATTCCAGTTCATTTTTTTCTTGGGTATAATTTGTTCTGTTTCCTTTGCCTGTTTTGCTTCTTTCTTATCCTGTTTTTGTGCACAGGCCGAAAGCCCTGTAATCAAAACAACAGCCGAAACTAAAAATAGTTTATTTAACATCGTTCTCATGTTACAATATACGTTAAAGCTATAGGTTTTGGTTTGCTGTTTCAACTGTTTGTATTAGTGTTTACTTCACCCTGACAAAGCTTGTAGTGACATGTCTACTTACATTATTAACCACCTAAGACACCTAAGTGCATATGAGTGTTAACAAAAAACGCTACGCTCTTCGTGCCTCTCTTTGTACGCTCAGTAATTATACAATCTCAAACCTAAAACTTTGTGTGCTTTGCGCTCTTTGCTGTTAAAACCAGACAATAAACAAAAAGCGCTCCGAACCTAATCGAAACGCTTTTCTTTATATAAATTTTAAAAATCTTACTTCGCTAATTCTTCTGCCATTGCAGCACCGATTTCAGCAGGACTTTCTACTACACGGATACCACACTCAGCCATAATTTTCATTTTAGCAGCAGCAGTATCATCAGCACCGCCAACAATAGCACCAGCGTGCCCCATTCTACGTCCCGGAGGCGCAGTTTGACCAGCGATGAAACCAACAACAGGTTTAGTACCGTGTTCTTTGATCCAGCGTGCAGCCTCTGCTTCCATTCCACCACCAATTTCACCAATCATGATGATACCGTGTGTTTCAGGGTCGTTCATTAATAATTTAACAGCTTCAACAGTTGGCGTTCCGATAATTGGGTCGCCACCAATACCAATAGCTGTAGTAATACCTAAACCAGCTTTTACAACCTGATCTACGGCTTCGTAAGTTAAAGTTCCAGATTTAGAAACCACACCTACATTACCTTTTTTGAAGATAAAACCTGGCATGATACCAATTTTAGCCTCATCAGCAGTGATAATACCAGGGCAGTTAGGGCCAATCAAAGTAACATCACGATCAGCAATATATTCTTTTACCTGAATCATATCCTTAGTTGGGATACCCTCAGTAATACAAACAATTACTTTAATACCACCTTCGGCAGCTTCCATAATCGCATCAGCAGCAAAAGCCGGTGGTACGAAAATGATCGATACATTTGCTCCCGTCTTATCAACGGCATCTTTAACAGTATTAAAAACAGGCTTATCTAAATGTAATTGCCCACCTTTGCCAGGCGTTACACCACCAACTACGTTTGTACCATACGCCAACATCTGTTCTGCGTGGTAAGTTCCTTCGTTTCCGGTAAAACCCTGAACGATAACCTTAGAATCTTTATTTACTAAAACGCTCATGTATCAATTTTTTTTGTGCAAAGCTAATATTATTGAGTGGAAAGTCAAACCGAAAAGCATATTATTTGCCCCGTTTTTTCAGGAAAATGTAAGGAATTGGTTTATGGCTGCCAAAGGCCTGCTATATGTTTTATCCCTGTATATAGCCTGTACTGTTTTTATCGAATTTAGGGACGAAGGATAAATGTCTTTTTGATGCGCTATAAGGAACAAGTCTTTCGGTTGTAAGCCCGACAAGAACAGGCAGCCTCCGGTTTATGCTATCGGAGCTACAGTGGATGGCAGGGCTAAAGGCTTCTTGGAACTACAAATCGCTCATTTCCAAATAAAAAAATATTTCTTTGATTAGGAAATGAACAGTTCATTTCTTTTGGAGGGCTTCAGTCTCGCTCTCCATTCTTTCCGATGAAAAATCGGAACCACTTAGATCGGGTTTAGTAACAAAGTTTAGATGCTTTTGGCAACATCAATGCAAAACACCTAAATTTACGTTTAAAGCTTAAAGCAGATACAAAAACGAACCAAATGAGCAACCATGCATTAGCATTACTATTTTTTACTTTCTTTATTTCTACTGCTGCTAAGGCCCAAACAGCCGATACCACTAAGTATATTTTGCAAAACGATGTTGAAGTAGCCAAAACTGAACCTGGCACACACAATGGAGGTGGCGAAACCATCGGTTTTAATTTCTTCGCACAGGCTAAAAACCTCAAAACCATTTTCAGAAAGCGTATTTTAAAACCGGGCTCTTCCATCGGTTACCACCTGCAAAAAGAAGATGAAATTTATTATGTCATTAGCGGTAAGGGTAAAATGAAAATGAATGGTAAGGTTTTCTCTGTTAAACCAGGTGATGCCATTTTAACAAGGCCGGGCAGCTCGCATGGTATTGAGCCTGATGCGGGTAATGATCTGGTTATTCTGATTGCATATGAGAAGAAATGATATTCTTAAGTCGGGATTACAAATCCCGACTAACACAACAAAAGAGATCGTCATACTGAATTTATTTCAGGGTCTCTTTTTAGAGAGACCCTGAAACAAGTTTAGCAAGACGTTATGTTTAAGTTTTGATTTTTATTGCGGAAACTCCAAACTTATTTCCATCCTTTAGCCCAGGCTTCCTGTGCTTTTTCGTCATGGAAAGTCCAGGCTACAAAACGGCTTATTTTTTGGCCCTGGCTCATTTGAACTGTTCTTACTTCAAAAGCATTTACCTTGATTAAGGCATTATAAATACTTTTTAGGTTGGCACTTTTCGATACCAAGGAGGTAAACCATAAAACCTGGTTTTTAGTCTGCTCACTTTGGATGATCATCTGCTCTACAAAAGCACGTTCGCCCCCAGGACACCAAAGCTCGGCCTTATTACCACCAAAGTTTAATACGTGCTTTACTTCCTTTTCGCCACCACCAAGGTTACGCCATTTTTGACGGGTACCCTGCTCTGCCTCTTTTAACGAAGCGTGGAAAGGTGGATTACAAACTACTGCATCAAAGCGCTCGTTTCTACCTACAATCCCTCTAAAAATACCCATTTTAGAACCTTGCAAACGCGGTTCAATTGCGCCTTGTAATGATTTATTAGCATCAACAATCCTTTTTGCAGCTTCAACCGAAAGTGGATCGATATCTGAACCTACAAAACTCCAGCCATACTCTCTGTGCCCGATAATTGGGTAAATGCAATTGGCACCAATACCAATATCCAGCACATTTACAGTGGGTCCGGTTGGATTTTTTCCTTTATTGCTCGAGCCTAAAAGATCGGCAACGTAGTGAATATAATCGGCCCTGCCCGGAATAGGCGGACAAAGGTAATCTTTTGGAATATCCCATTGCGAAACATCGTAATAATGTTTCAACAAGGCTCTGTTTAATGCTTTTACGGCATTTTGATCAGCAAAATCGATAGAATCGTCGTTGTGTTCGTTTTTAAACACAAACCGCTTTAATTCTTTAGATGCAGCAGTAAGTTGTTTGAAATTGTAACGCGAACGGTGTTTGTTGCGTGGGTGTAACTCGCTTTTTTCTTTGCGGTTATTTTGTTCTTCTTGAGCCAATGTGATTTGGTTTAACTAAACATGCTGTGTTGCCTGTTTCTGCTACAAAGGTAGCTAAAAAAGGCGAAAGGCATGAAGGTGGAAAGCAGAAGGCGTTAAAGCGTATTCGGAGCGGCTTTAGTTTATCCCTCCGTCTTGCTGATGCGATAGTTATCTGACTTGTTCAGCATCTCTCAGGGTAAAACAATTCTCCAGGAAATTAGAGTCCCTGAAATACCCGTCCGATCGGCCGGGCGGAAATCCGATAGCTATCGGATCAGGGTGATGATTGTGATAAACAAGCTCCAAACTGAGCACTCCAAACTCCCAATTAACTCTCCTCTCCTTTTTCGATCATTGCAGGCTGAATGGCTTTCAAATATTTCTCCTGATCGAACTGGTTTTCGCTTTTGGCAATTACAATGGTAGCCACACCATTGCCAATTACGTTCGTAATCGCCCTGGCCTCGCTCATAAATCGATCTACGCCAATCAAGATAGAAATGTGTTCGATCGGCATAATTTTTAATGCCGTAAGGGTTGATACGAGTACAATGAAACCACTTCCAGTAACACCTGCAGCCCCCTTTGAGGTAACCATGAGCACCCCTAAAACTGTAATTTGCTGCCCCAGCGTTAAATCAACATGAAAAACCTGGCAAAGAAATATCACCGCCATGGCCAGATAAATTGCTGTACCATCGAGGTTAAAAGAATAGCCGGTTGGGATAACCAAACCCACCACCGATTTATCACAGCCAATGCTTTCCATTTTCTGCATCATACTGGGCAAGGCCGATTCGGAAGAAGAGGTACCCAATACAATTAAAATCTCCTGACGGATATATTTAAGGTACTGCCAAAGACTAAACTTATAGTACCTGCAAATTCCATTTAAAATAATAAAAATAAACAAAATGCAGGTTAAATATACCGATCCCATTAACTTGGCCATCCCAATAATGCTTTGCAAACCATGGGTACCGATACTAAAAGCCATACCGCCAAAAGCACCAATCGGCGCCAAACGCATAATCACTTTCATTATTTTAAACAGCACCTTCGAGATTTTATCAAAAGCGTTTAAAACCACTGTGCCTTCGCCCCCTAATTTGTTTAAGCCATAGCCAAAAAGTATGGCAAACAATAAAATTTGCAAAATATTGCCTTCAGCAAATGAAGCGATGATGTTATGCGGAATAATGTGGAGAAAGAACTCGGCCCAGTTCATATCCTTAGCCTGTTCGGCGTAACCGGCAATTTTTGTGGTATCGCCGGCTTTCGCAACCATGCCTGCACCTGGCTTTAAAATATTGGCTACCAATAAACCGATAGCAATGGCAACCGTACTTACAATTTCGAAATACAATAAAGCTTTGCCGCCTACCCGGCCTACTTTTTTCATATCGCCCATGTACGCGATACCCAAAACAATGGTAAAGAATATGATCGGAGCAATTAGCATGCTAATCAGGTTAATAAAGCCCTGACTGATTAGTTTAGCTGTTGGCGCAAAGCCCGGAAAGTAAGCTCCTACGTTAATACCTATTATAATGGCTACAATAACCTGAAAGGTTAAATTGGAAAAGATTTTTTTCATGAATTACTTTGCCTTACTTATAAATACTTACTTCAATCTTTCCTTCGGCTGTAATTGCACCGCGATACATGCCGTCAGTATTAAAAGGCATGGTCATATTTCCTTGCTTGTCTAAAGCAATTAATCCTCCATTGCCGCCCATTTTACCTACTTTATCTAAGGCAATTTTTGAAGCTTTGACTACTGAAAGTCCTTTGTATTCCATTAAATCGGAAATGGTTTTGGCCACTACATTACGGATATAAAACTCACCCCAACCGGTACACGAAATACCCGCAGTTTCATTATTGCAATAGGTGCCTGCACCAATAATTGGGGCATCGCCCACGCGACCATATTTTTTATTCGTCATACCGCCAGTTGAAGTTCCCGCAGCTAGGTTACCTGCTTTATCCAGCGCCACGCAACCTACTGTACCAAACTTATAATCCAGGTTTTTCACCCCAAAGAGCTCAGACTTCTTACTACCATGATCGAGCACGGCCTTGGTTGAATCTTCTTGAATTGCTTTTTGCAAACCTTCCCAACGCTCTTTTGTCCAGAAATATTTTGGATCTACAATCTCTAAACCGACCTCTTTAGCGAAAAGATCAGCACCTGCACCAACCAGCATTACATGTTCAGATTTCTCCATTACTGCCCTGGCCGCCGAAATTGGGTTTTTAATGGTGGTAACACCTGCAACAGCTCCGGCCATCAGGGTTTTCCCGTCCATAATAGCTGCATCTAGTTCGTTGCGGCCATCGTGGGTAAAAACAGCGCCCTTACCAGCATTAAAATGTGGATCGTTTTCCAACACATGAATGGTAGCTTCTACCGCATCTAAACTGGTTTTACCTGCTTTAATTTGCTCATAGCCTGCCTGCAAGGCCTGGGTTAGGACGGCAATATAGGCAGCCTCTTTCTCCGCGCTCATGTTCTTTTTTAAAATGGTACCGGCACCGCCATGAATAACCATTACATATTTTTGTTGCGCCGAAACATTAACTGCCAGCACCAACAACATAAACAAGCTAAGTATTTTGAAAAATTTCATCTCCTTACAGGGTTTAAGAAGCTGTTAAATTAAGAAAATAACAGGGAATAACA is drawn from Pedobacter sp. HDW13 and contains these coding sequences:
- a CDS encoding ribonucleoside-diphosphate reductase subunit alpha, giving the protein MFVLKRDGRKEPVQFDKITARIQKLCYGLNSDLVDPIDVAKKVIEGLYDGVTTSELDNLAAETAASLTTKHPDYALLASRIAVSNLHKNTTKSFSGTMKMLYEYFDPKAQKEAPLIADDVYEIIEKNKDILDSSIIYDRDFGFDYFGFKTLEKSYLLKVNGQIVERPQHLFMRVSVGIHKEDIESAIKTYNLMSERWFTHATPTLFNAATPKPQMSSCFLLTMQDDSIEGIYDTLKQTAKISQSAGGIGLSIHNIRATGSYIGGTNGTSNGIIPMLRVFNDTARYVDQGGGKRKGAFAIYLEPWHADVFEFLDLRKNHGKEEMRARDLFYALWINDLFMQRVKDNGDWTLFCPHEAPGLADCFGKEFEDLYAKYEAEGRGRKTVKAQELWFAILDSQIETGTPYMLFKDAANSKSNQQNLGTIKSSNLCTEIIEYTSKDEVAVCNLASLALPRFVINGAFDHQKLYDVTYQATLNLNKIIDHNYYPVQEAENSNMRHRPVGLGVQGLADAFILLRLPFESDEAKRLNKDIFETIYFASMTASHDLAVKHGPYQTFKGSPLSKGKFQFDLWNVTPDSGRWNWDALRKKVVKDGVYNSLLVAPMPTASTSQILGNNECFEPYTSNIYTRRVLSGEFVVVNKHLLKDLVALGLWNNDMKNKIILANGSIQAIAEIPDYIKDLYKTVWEIKMRNIIDMAADRGAYICQSQSLNLFVNAPNTSKLTSMHFYAWEKGLKTGMYYLRTQAASQAVKFTVENQGGKAIEAVIPAEMTQDQVAEEIIDGPVCSMEEGCISCSG
- a CDS encoding methionine-R-sulfoxide reductase; amino-acid sequence: MRTMLNKLFLVSAVVLITGLSACAQKQDKKEAKQAKETEQIIPKKKMNWNPLTPEEERVIVNKGTEYPGTGKYEHTTDKGTYTCKRCNAALYRSESKFDAHCGWPAFDDEIKGAVKRIPDADGSRTEIVCANCGAHLGHVFLGEGFTNKDTRHCVNSISMNFVPDKK
- the sucD gene encoding succinate--CoA ligase subunit alpha, with the protein product MSVLVNKDSKVIVQGFTGNEGTYHAEQMLAYGTNVVGGVTPGKGGQLHLDKPVFNTVKDAVDKTGANVSIIFVPPAFAADAIMEAAEGGIKVIVCITEGIPTKDMIQVKEYIADRDVTLIGPNCPGIITADEAKIGIMPGFIFKKGNVGVVSKSGTLTYEAVDQVVKAGLGITTAIGIGGDPIIGTPTVEAVKLLMNDPETHGIIMIGEIGGGMEAEAARWIKEHGTKPVVGFIAGQTAPPGRRMGHAGAIVGGADDTAAAKMKIMAECGIRVVESPAEIGAAMAEELAK
- a CDS encoding septal ring lytic transglycosylase RlpA family protein, with protein sequence MKYLLLLSSLFLFLHSNAQDSASSVNETDSTKKTVLATYYHRKFEGHRTTSGARYRSKKLTAAHRTLPFGTLVTVTNPVNGKSVIVKVNDRGPFSKRLAIDLSERAAKQIGIYRKGIAKVNLSYTVE
- the rlmF gene encoding 23S rRNA (adenine(1618)-N(6))-methyltransferase RlmF yields the protein MAQEEQNNRKEKSELHPRNKHRSRYNFKQLTAASKELKRFVFKNEHNDDSIDFADQNAVKALNRALLKHYYDVSQWDIPKDYLCPPIPGRADYIHYVADLLGSSNKGKNPTGPTVNVLDIGIGANCIYPIIGHREYGWSFVGSDIDPLSVEAAKRIVDANKSLQGAIEPRLQGSKMGIFRGIVGRNERFDAVVCNPPFHASLKEAEQGTRQKWRNLGGGEKEVKHVLNFGGNKAELWCPGGERAFVEQMIIQSEQTKNQVLWFTSLVSKSANLKSIYNALIKVNAFEVRTVQMSQGQKISRFVAWTFHDEKAQEAWAKGWK
- a CDS encoding cupin domain-containing protein, with translation MSNHALALLFFTFFISTAAKAQTADTTKYILQNDVEVAKTEPGTHNGGGETIGFNFFAQAKNLKTIFRKRILKPGSSIGYHLQKEDEIYYVISGKGKMKMNGKVFSVKPGDAILTRPGSSHGIEPDAGNDLVILIAYEKK
- a CDS encoding ribonucleoside-diphosphate reductase small subunit yields the protein MEQELLLQENKDRFVLLPIKYPAIWEMYKKTEASFWTAEEIDLSDDQKHWDNLNDGERHFISHILAFFSASDGIVNENLAVNFMSEVQLPEARCFYGFQIMMENIHAETYALLIDTYIKDPEEKDRLFHAIDTVPAVKRKAEWALRWIENGTFAERLVAFAAVEGIFFSGSFCSIFWLKKRGLMPGLTFSNELISRDEGSHCEFACLLYSMLSNKLSEEQVHSIISDAVEIEKEFITDALPVALIGMNAKLMSQYIEFVADRWLQELGYKKIYNATNPFDFMEMISLQGKTNFFEKRVGDYQKSGVLTSADNKAQAFSLDEDF
- the dctA gene encoding C4-dicarboxylate transporter DctA, with translation MKKIFSNLTFQVIVAIIIGINVGAYFPGFAPTAKLISQGFINLISMLIAPIIFFTIVLGIAYMGDMKKVGRVGGKALLYFEIVSTVAIAIGLLVANILKPGAGMVAKAGDTTKIAGYAEQAKDMNWAEFFLHIIPHNIIASFAEGNILQILLFAILFGYGLNKLGGEGTVVLNAFDKISKVLFKIMKVIMRLAPIGAFGGMAFSIGTHGLQSIIGMAKLMGSVYLTCILFIFIILNGICRYYKFSLWQYLKYIRQEILIVLGTSSSESALPSMMQKMESIGCDKSVVGLVIPTGYSFNLDGTAIYLAMAVIFLCQVFHVDLTLGQQITVLGVLMVTSKGAAGVTGSGFIVLVSTLTALKIMPIEHISILIGVDRFMSEARAITNVIGNGVATIVIAKSENQFDQEKYLKAIQPAMIEKGEES
- a CDS encoding arylsulfatase encodes the protein MKRQILLLTLVLFVFCSAFAQKAVKKTTQPKAAKPNIVYILADDMGYGELGCYGQDKIETPNLDALAKRGMKFTQHYAYPVCAPSRYILMTGQNSGKAFIRGNHEWGERGPVWDFKAMEENPYLEGQYPIPDSTVTLAEMLKGAGYTTGMVGKWGLGAPFTTGFPTKQGFDYFYGYICQRQDHTYYSGHLWENENRVPLDNKIQAPTVTFPKELDSLDEKNYEKYAQKDYAPDFLIKAALKFIDKNAAKPFFLYYPTPLPHVSLQAPKDLVAYYHQKFGDEKPFLGDGSYFPCRYPRATYAAMITLLDRQVGELINELKAKGVYDNTIILFSADNGVAFNAGVDPAFFNSAGPFNGNFGWGKGFVHEGGIREPFIVSWPGKVKQGSTSNLIASTMDMMPTFCDLLGLNTPKDVDGISILPTLLGQQQKNIHPYLYFEYPEYGGQQAIRLGNWKGLRLNMLKGNAKWALYNLENDVKEENDLAAKHPDIVEKMIKISKQEHRTPALSRFLIPVLEREMK